The Arachis hypogaea cultivar Tifrunner chromosome 16, arahy.Tifrunner.gnm2.J5K5, whole genome shotgun sequence genome contains a region encoding:
- the LOC112759045 gene encoding protein VERNALIZATION 3-like produces the protein MPSGGSRNSLVVGRVIGDVLDPFQSTMPMRISYGNRDVTNGCELKPSHVVNQPRVTIGGDDLRNFYTLVMVDPDAPSPSNPNCREYLHWLVTDIPATTGANFGNVIVNYEKPLPTMGIHRFVFVLFRQPGRQTVYAPGWRQNFNTREFAELYNLSSPVAALFFNCQRESGSGGRTMMN, from the exons ATGCCTAGTGGTGGTAGCAGGAACTCTCTTGTTGTTGGAAGAGTGATTGGGGATGTGTTGGACCCTTTTCAAAGCACAATGCCTATGAGAATATCATACGGTAATAGAGATGTAACCAATGGCTGTGAGCTTAAGCCTTCTCATGTAGTCAACCAGCCTAGAGTTACTATTGGTGGAGATGACCTCAGGAATTTCTACACCCTG gttatggTTGATCCAGATGCACCTAGTCCAAGTAATCCTAATTGCAGAGAGTACCTCCATTG gTTGGTGACTGATATTCCAGCAACAACAGGAGCTAATTTTG GTAATGTGATAGTGAACTACGAAAAGCCACTACCAACCATGGGGATTCATCGTTTTGTGTTTGTGTTGTTTCGACAACCGGGAAGACAAACAGTATATGCTCCTGGATGGAGACAAAACTTCAACACAAGAGAGTTTGCTGAGCTTTATAATCTTAGTTCACCTGTTGCTGCTCTCTTCTTTAACTGTCAAAGGGAGTCTGGATCTGGTGGAAGAACAATGATGAATTAA
- the LOC140180221 gene encoding uncharacterized mitochondrial protein AtMg00810-like, with product MGDLKYFLGLEVARSKTEITLYQRKYVLDLLKKTGFERCKPATTPIDYGAKLSKTTRKLLADSGQYRRIVGKLLYLSNTRPDISYAIGKPSQFLDCATTEHLKAAHRVLRYIKGSPAAGLFFSADFDLQLTGFSDFDWAGCVDSRKSISAYCFYLGPSLVTWKSKKQLTVAASSSEAEYRALALAT from the coding sequence ATGGGAGATTTGAAGTACTTCCTTGGTCTAGAAGTGGCAAGATCCAAGACGGAAATTACTTTGTACCAGAGGAAATATGTCCTTGATTTACTCAAGAAAACAGGATTTGAAAGGTGCAAACCTGCCACCACTCCTATTGATTATGGAGCAAAACTAAGTAAAACTACTAGGAAATTGCTCGCTGATTCTGGTCAGTATAGACGAATTGTGGGCAAGCTTTTATATCTATCAAATACTAGACCTGATATAAGCTATGCCATTGGGAAGCCAAGCCAATTTTTGGATTGCGCTACTACTGAGCATTTGAAGGCAGCACATAGAGTGTTGCGTTATATAAAGGGTTCTCCTGCTGCAGGCCTCTTCTTTTCTGCAGATTTTGATTTACAACTTACCGGTTTCTCTGACTTTGATTGGGCTGGTTGCGTTGACTCTCGCAAATCCATCTCGGCATATTGTTTTTATTTAGGACCATCATTGGTTACTTGGAAGAGTAAGAAACAACTAACAGTTGCAGCCTCCTCTTCAGAAGCAGAGTATAGAGCTTTAGCTCTGGCCACCTAA